Proteins encoded by one window of Sphaerodactylus townsendi isolate TG3544 linkage group LG02, MPM_Stown_v2.3, whole genome shotgun sequence:
- the RPE gene encoding ribulose-phosphate 3-epimerase isoform X1 yields the protein MASGCRIGPSILNSDLAALGAECTRMLDCGADYLHLDVMDGHFVPNITFGHPVVESLRKQLGQEPFFDMHMMVAKPEQWVKPMAVAGANQYTFHIEATENPGALIKDIRENGMKVGLGIKPGTTVEYLAPWANQIDMALVMTVEPGFGGQKFMEDMMPKVNWLRTQFPSLDIEVDGGVGPDTIHKCAEVKSNLCQGLTFKAGANMIVSGSAVMKSDDPRAVINLLRNVCCEAAQKRSLDR from the exons ATGGCATCCGGGTGCCGGATCGGCCCGTCCATCCTCAACAGCGACTTGGCGGCACTGGGCGCAGAATGCACTCGCATGTTGGACTGCGGGGCCGACTACCTGCACCTGGATGTAATGGACGG GCATTTCGTCCCAAACATCACATTTGGTCATCCTGTGGTTGAGAGCCTTCGGAAGCAGCTGGGGCAGGAACCCTTTTTCG ATATGCACATGATGGTTGCCAAGCCGGAACAGTGGGTGAAACCAATGGCCGTGGCGGGTGCAAACCAGTATACCTTTCACATAGAAGCTACGGAAAATCCAGGCGCCCTTATCAAAGATATCAGAGAAAATGGAATGAAG GTTGGTTTGGGTATCAAACCCGGCACGACAGTAGAATATTTAGCACCCTGGGCCAACCAGATAGACATGGCTTTAGTTATGACAGTGGAACCTGGCTTCGGGGGACAGAAATTCATGGAAGATATGATGCCGAAG GTTAACTGGCTGAGAACCCAGTTCCCTTCTCTGGATATCGAAGTGGACGGTGGAGTTGGGCCAGACACCATTCACAAATGTGCTGAGGTAAAAAGCAACTTGTGCCAAGGTCTCACGTTCAAG GCAGGGGCCAATATGATTGTGTCCGGCAGCGCCGTCATGAAGAGCGATGATCCCCGAGCTGTCATTAACCTCCTTCGGAACGTGTGTTGCGAAGCTGCGCAGAAGCGTTCTCTTGACCGATGA
- the RPE gene encoding ribulose-phosphate 3-epimerase isoform X4 yields the protein MHMMVAKPEQWVKPMAVAGANQYTFHIEATENPGALIKDIRENGMKVGLGIKPGTTVEYLAPWANQIDMALVMTVEPGFGGQKFMEDMMPKVNWLRTQFPSLDIEVDGGVGPDTIHKCAEVKSNLCQGLTFKAGANMIVSGSAVMKSDDPRAVINLLRNVCCEAAQKRSLDR from the exons ATGCACATGATGGTTGCCAAGCCGGAACAGTGGGTGAAACCAATGGCCGTGGCGGGTGCAAACCAGTATACCTTTCACATAGAAGCTACGGAAAATCCAGGCGCCCTTATCAAAGATATCAGAGAAAATGGAATGAAG GTTGGTTTGGGTATCAAACCCGGCACGACAGTAGAATATTTAGCACCCTGGGCCAACCAGATAGACATGGCTTTAGTTATGACAGTGGAACCTGGCTTCGGGGGACAGAAATTCATGGAAGATATGATGCCGAAG GTTAACTGGCTGAGAACCCAGTTCCCTTCTCTGGATATCGAAGTGGACGGTGGAGTTGGGCCAGACACCATTCACAAATGTGCTGAGGTAAAAAGCAACTTGTGCCAAGGTCTCACGTTCAAG GCAGGGGCCAATATGATTGTGTCCGGCAGCGCCGTCATGAAGAGCGATGATCCCCGAGCTGTCATTAACCTCCTTCGGAACGTGTGTTGCGAAGCTGCGCAGAAGCGTTCTCTTGACCGATGA
- the RPE gene encoding ribulose-phosphate 3-epimerase isoform X3: MHFVPNITFGHPVVESLRKQLGQEPFFDMHMMVAKPEQWVKPMAVAGANQYTFHIEATENPGALIKDIRENGMKVGLGIKPGTTVEYLAPWANQIDMALVMTVEPGFGGQKFMEDMMPKVNWLRTQFPSLDIEVDGGVGPDTIHKCAEVKSNLCQGLTFKAGANMIVSGSAVMKSDDPRAVINLLRNVCCEAAQKRSLDR; this comes from the exons AT GCATTTCGTCCCAAACATCACATTTGGTCATCCTGTGGTTGAGAGCCTTCGGAAGCAGCTGGGGCAGGAACCCTTTTTCG ATATGCACATGATGGTTGCCAAGCCGGAACAGTGGGTGAAACCAATGGCCGTGGCGGGTGCAAACCAGTATACCTTTCACATAGAAGCTACGGAAAATCCAGGCGCCCTTATCAAAGATATCAGAGAAAATGGAATGAAG GTTGGTTTGGGTATCAAACCCGGCACGACAGTAGAATATTTAGCACCCTGGGCCAACCAGATAGACATGGCTTTAGTTATGACAGTGGAACCTGGCTTCGGGGGACAGAAATTCATGGAAGATATGATGCCGAAG GTTAACTGGCTGAGAACCCAGTTCCCTTCTCTGGATATCGAAGTGGACGGTGGAGTTGGGCCAGACACCATTCACAAATGTGCTGAGGTAAAAAGCAACTTGTGCCAAGGTCTCACGTTCAAG GCAGGGGCCAATATGATTGTGTCCGGCAGCGCCGTCATGAAGAGCGATGATCCCCGAGCTGTCATTAACCTCCTTCGGAACGTGTGTTGCGAAGCTGCGCAGAAGCGTTCTCTTGACCGATGA
- the RPE gene encoding ribulose-phosphate 3-epimerase isoform X2 translates to MASGCRIGPSILNSDLAALGAECTRMLDCGADYLHLDVMDGHFVPNITFGHPVVESLRKQLGQEPFFDMHMMVAKPEQWVKPMAVAGANQYTFHIEATENPGALIKDIRENGMKVGLGIKPGTTVEYLAPWANQIDMALVMTVEPGFGGQKFMEDMMPKVNWLRTQFPSLDIEVDGGVGPDTIHKCAEAGANMIVSGSAVMKSDDPRAVINLLRNVCCEAAQKRSLDR, encoded by the exons ATGGCATCCGGGTGCCGGATCGGCCCGTCCATCCTCAACAGCGACTTGGCGGCACTGGGCGCAGAATGCACTCGCATGTTGGACTGCGGGGCCGACTACCTGCACCTGGATGTAATGGACGG GCATTTCGTCCCAAACATCACATTTGGTCATCCTGTGGTTGAGAGCCTTCGGAAGCAGCTGGGGCAGGAACCCTTTTTCG ATATGCACATGATGGTTGCCAAGCCGGAACAGTGGGTGAAACCAATGGCCGTGGCGGGTGCAAACCAGTATACCTTTCACATAGAAGCTACGGAAAATCCAGGCGCCCTTATCAAAGATATCAGAGAAAATGGAATGAAG GTTGGTTTGGGTATCAAACCCGGCACGACAGTAGAATATTTAGCACCCTGGGCCAACCAGATAGACATGGCTTTAGTTATGACAGTGGAACCTGGCTTCGGGGGACAGAAATTCATGGAAGATATGATGCCGAAG GTTAACTGGCTGAGAACCCAGTTCCCTTCTCTGGATATCGAAGTGGACGGTGGAGTTGGGCCAGACACCATTCACAAATGTGCTGAG GCAGGGGCCAATATGATTGTGTCCGGCAGCGCCGTCATGAAGAGCGATGATCCCCGAGCTGTCATTAACCTCCTTCGGAACGTGTGTTGCGAAGCTGCGCAGAAGCGTTCTCTTGACCGATGA